A region of Lycium barbarum isolate Lr01 chromosome 3, ASM1917538v2, whole genome shotgun sequence DNA encodes the following proteins:
- the LOC132631048 gene encoding non-specific lipid-transfer protein 1-like — protein sequence MEMAGKIACFIVLCIVVVAPHAEALTCGQVTSSLAPCIPYLRNAGPMGGCCGGVKNLANAARTTPDRQTACNCLKSAAGAISGINYSKAAGLPGVCGVNIPYKISPSTDCSTVR from the exons ATGGAAATGGCTGGAAAAATTGCATGTTTTATTGTATTGTGCATCGTGGTAGTTGCACCCCATGCAGAAGCCCTAACCTGTGGCCAAGTTACATCCAGTTTGGCTCCTTGTATTCCTTACCTTAGAAACGCTGGACCAATGGGAGGTTGTTGTGGTGGCGTTAAGAATTTGGCGAACGCCGCAAGGACCACACCTGATCGTCAAACTGCATGCAATTGCCTGAAATCAGCAGCGGGTGCTATTTCTGGAATCAATTACAGCAAAGCTGCTGGTCTTCCTGGCGTTTGTGGTGTCAATATTCCTTACAAGATCAGCCCTTCCACTGACTGCTCCAC GGTCCGTTAA